Within Candidatus Zixiibacteriota bacterium, the genomic segment CAAAAATATCGGGGGTGATGTCGTGGGGACTTCCGGGTCATCGAGATTTCCAAGATAGATACTGTAATCGAGATTCGATTCGGTCTTTTCGTACCCCTTGTCCCCATAGCCATATCCATAGCTCGTATTTATGCATGTGGCCAGGTCCCAAGTCGCAAGGTGAAATTCGCTGGTTTTCTTGGCCGTATTCATCCTGAGTTCGACCGATACCCGGGCGTGAGGATTGGTGCGACAGGAAAAATCAATGACCAGTTCATTATAGACTTCATCATATCGCCGGCATGGTTCGGTGTTGAAGCTAAACGTGAGTTCATCGGCATAATACTCCAAAATATCCGGGTCGTCATTCTCCACCGGCTCCAGGTACCCCGAAACTCGAAAGGAGATTCCGCCCCCGCGATAGCTGGCGTTGGAGGGGTCGCGGTCCAGCTGTCCTGTAATATCCAACTCCAGCCAAATGCGCTCGTCGTCTCGGGCAGAGGATTGTCCGACCTGAGACCGAGCGGAACCGGCGCTGACCACTATGAATAACAGGATGATTGCAGAAAGGAGGTATCGGCAACGGTAAAGGACCATGGGATCCTTCCAATCTATAATAGATTCAATTTGCTAACTTGAAAAAAGCGCCCGCTTCAATAAACCGGCAATCCGTTTTTTGAAGATGTCGCTTAAGAAATACCACCAAAATAGTACAATTAATAGTGGTATAAGTCAATAAATATATCTAAGATTTGATAAAACAGTTGGATTCCCTCGGAATCTTACTCCGCAAGCAGACGATGGTCAATCACGATAGGAGCAGGGATAATTGGGAAACAAAGACTTCGGGATAAGATTAAATTTTCCGGGATTGTCGTCTGTAATTGTCAGTCGTGCAAGGCATTATAAGGTTCGACAGTTAAATCGCCTAATCCGAATTCGGCGTGACAGATTTTTTGCCTGAATAGATCTTGCCTGATTTAGCCGGCGTTGGGCAACGAATGGTACAGAATGAATATGACCGTTGTATCGACTTATCTATAATTTTCGCCGCTTGTTGCGCCACGTTTTGAGGTGGTTCTAATTCCACTTGGCTCTAATAGATACATGAGTAATATGCGCGAAGACCTGAAAGCCTCAATTTCGCCCTGGTATGAGGGTAGGACGGTCGGCACACTTTCTCTAAGCTGCAAAAGTGTCGGTGGGATGGTTAATTTTGACATATCAGGTCCTTTTTCACTTGCATAATATTTATTATAGACTATAATTGCAGTGTTCACAGTGCGCTGACTTTTCCAAGGTGCTCAAGTATCTTCGCATTGAGAGCAATCGTAAGACCTTACTTCTGACGAATAGTTTTGTGGCTCTCCTGATAAAGTACGAGAAAGAGCGCACCTGTAGAAGCCGGAATGAGTAAAAATTTTCCCAAGTATCGATTTATGCATTTGAAATATCCGTTGGTGAGCAAGTAACCAACTCAATCAAAATAATCGGTAATAGATAGAGATTCCTCGAACTTCATGCAGAAGAAGTAAACATTGGGTCACGAGAGGCAGCCATGAAAACCGTATATGCGCTTATTTCGTTATTGTTATTGTCCGCCGCGGCAATGGCGCAGTCGGTCGATTCCGTGTGGGTCAAGAGATTCAACAGCCCGTTATCAGGAGCCGACCAGTATCCCAAGATTGCCGTTGATGACTCGGGAAACGTCATTATCACCGGGCGAAGTTATCAAGGGGCGGGTGTCGGCACCGGCTATGATTGGATGACGGTTAAGTACAACAGCGGCGGTGATACGCTCTGGGCAAGAAAGTACACCGGTTTTTCCAACGGGCAGGATTGGCCGCGCGAAATTGTCGCAGACCCGGGCGGGAATATTTATGTAGCCGGCTCAAGCGAAGCCAGCGGCGCGAATACTGGCGGGGTAATTATCAAATATAATTCAGACGGAGATTCGCTCTGGGTTGAACGATTCGATGGCGAGGCCGCTCTTTATGATGCTTTCTATGATGTTTTCACGGATATAAACGGTTTTGTCTACGTGGCAGGAGTAAGCGAAAGCACCACCAACTATTGGAATTATCTGACAGTGAAGTACGACTCTCTGGGGAATCAAGAGTGGGCAAGAATATACAGCGGCGCCGGGTATGGAACAGATTGGGCGCACGCCGTTGCCGTTGATGCCAATGGAAATGTTTACGTCACCGGAGAAAGTCAACAGTCGAGCACGGACATTGTCACGGTAAAGTACCTCCCCAATGGTTCGCAGGACTGGGTCAGTATTTATGATGGCCCTGTCGGCGGTTTCGATGGAGGGTTTGACATTCTGATTGACGGCAATAATTTCGTGTATGTCTGCGGTTCCAGCGATGGAAGCGGGTCATCAAGGGACATAATACTTTTAAAATATCAACCTGACGGTGATACCGTCTGGACCAGACGATGGAACGGTGTCGGCAATGGGCAGGACAACTGTTACAGTATGGCGATCACCGGAACGACCGGTCCGGTTACCCTGGCAGGTGTCAGTTACGGCGGTGTCGGGACGCAGAATGATATAGTAGCCATCAGGTATAATTCTCTTGGGCAGACTGTTTATGAGAAGCTGGTTAACGGTTCAGACAATCTCAACGACGCCGGAATTTCGGTCGCCGCTGACAATGATGGTAACGCCTATGTTGTCGGGGAAATATCGCACGCGCCGTATGTCGATAACTATGCGATGAAAATCAGCCCGGTCGGGATGACGGGATGGGCACGGGCGTATGACGGCGAATCTTTTAATGATTATGGCAGTGATGTTGCATGTGACAATTGGGGCAATGTTTATACGGTCGGATATTCCCTGTTCAGCGGAACCGATTACGACTTTGTCTTGCAGCGATTCTCAATACTGGGACCTCTGGTGATTTATGCCTATTCTCCCGTTAATCTGAAAGTCACCGACCCGGCGGGATATTTCATTGGGAAGGATGAATTTGGTGTTTTGAGTCAGACGCTCTTTCCGGCCGATTACTACGAAGAGCCCCCTGATTTCATCGATTCCGTGGTTATTTACTATCCGATTGTTGGGACTTACATTATTGAAATTATACCCGAACAGGATGCTCCCCCGGGGTCAACCTATTCTGTCGGAATCAGAATTGACGGTTCGGTGCAATCAGTGATGATTCAGGATGAAGCGGTTCCCGCCACCGGAACCACCGATACCTATTATTATACTGCCGGAGAAGAGGAGCATTTTATCAATGGTGACGCCAACGGAAACAAGGTTGTCAATATTCTCGATGTGACATATATTCTTGCCTACCTGTATAAACATGGCCCGGAGCCGGTACCGCTGGTATCTGCCGATGCGCAATGCAACGGGGTGGTCAATATTCTGGACGCGACTTACCTGATAAGCAGCCTCTATAAAGGCGGACCTGACCCCTGCCAGGGACCGTAAGATTGTTATCACTGTTGAAGAAGTTGTTAAGGACGGCCTAAGGGCTGTCCTTTTTTTATCTGCCGGCATTTGCACGGAGGTCCCCGACTGGGGACTTAACCTGATATGTTGCTTGCAGAACAGGTCGGGGCGTCATGCGGTCTACGAAGAGCAGCTAAAGCATGTAGGAAATTGGAAACCTGCTTCAGAACAAATTCATCCCATAAACCAGCAAAAAGCGGAGAGGCTGGGATTCTCCGGGGCGGGATTTTGTAAGCATCTGTTATACAAATAATTATGGGCTTATGTAAATAGATTACATTAAGATAAGGCTTTTATATCCTTTTATATAGTTTTGGCGAAATTTCTCTGATTTTGCAGGCGGCGGACACAAGTTGGACACAAAATGTGACCTTAGTATGATTTCATGAGATTACTCTTGATGTGCTGAGTGGCATGGAACGGTGGGCTTAGGTATCTTGATAAATTCAGAAGAATATCCGATGATAAAATAGGTAGTTCATTGTATCTGACCTGGCCCCAAAGGTCGGTCATGCTCCTGCCATAATTCGTCCGCTCCTTATTATTAATTGAATCAGAACGTATGACAATTTGAAATCGTCAACTTGGTGACGGCCGACAGCGAGGGCAATCGGCACGACAGCCTTAAATTGAGTCTATGAAAGTGTATGGCGGGAAATATTACTAATCAGGTCATTTTTCACTTGCATAATAGAGTTCTCTGACTATATTTATGGCATCCACAGAGCACAGCCCGTTCTTGGGTGTGGAGTAGTTTTCTCGACAAATCAAACACTTTAGCCGAGCCAACGCTTGGAATTGAGCATGTCATCTGCTCGTTGCGACAGCGGCGTTTATTACTTTTTCAGTTCCATTCCACTTCTCACTTGTGGACGGTCCTCTCCATCATACTTTCTAATAAGGAACCACCATACCACCTGCCCGCAAGCACCCTCTCCCCTTCCCGATTCATCTGACATTCTGACCCGACAGTCCGTTGTGAGGCATTTGCATGCCAATTAAAGAGTCGTATCGCGCCTGAGATTAATAATCGTGGACGAAAGCGTTGTTGTCAAGAATGGCGCCATTTAGAAATCAGCTTGATTGAAACGGGAATCATGACTAGAAAGTGAGGCATAAGATGAAATCGTTAAGAACTGCCATCATAGTATTGTTGATGGCTCTGCCAATGACGGGTACTGTAATCGGGGGCAATCATCCGGAAGAGTGGCCTGCCTTAAGAAACCGTGAGCTTATCGAAAATGAATTGCCTGGCAGCAATAATGTAATTACAAACAGCAATTCTCCAGTCTATGACCCGCATTGTTACGACGACTTTTCTCCCGGGTTCGATATCAGAATAAATGATGATACAGTTTCCAGTACCCAGCCGCAAAGAAGACCGTCAATTGCTGCTAACAAGGGGGGCGGTTTCATAGTACTTTGGGAAGATGCCCGTTATGTCTATTTTTATCAATTCTATATTCAGGCGTATGATTCGGAGGGGACACCAATAGAATGTAATCGTCCTTTGCCGATTCCGGCGTATGGCGATACTTATAACGCGTATGGACGCAGTCCAATAGCCTCAGACAAAGATGGCAATTTTGCAGTAACGACGGTATTTAGCGGATATGTAATCGCCCAATGGTATTTCTCAGATGGCACGCCGCGCGGACCCATTACAATCGTAAATGATGTTTACTATGGAGACCGATATAATTCCAGCATAGTTATGGCTCCCGATGGACGTTCCGTCATTGTCTGGGAAGATGAACGAAACAGTCTATATGATGACATCTACGGACAGATGTTTGATCCGGACGGAAACCCGGTCGGTACTAATTTTCGGATTAATGATGATACCGGCATCTGTGACCAATGGTCATCGGCCGTCGCCATGGATGAAAACGGCGGATTTTCAGTAGTCTGGCAAGACGGTCGCAATGACTATCTTGAAATTGGAGTGGATAGATATAACGACAGCACGGAGGTATTCTTTCAGCGATTTGACGCCAGTGGTAGTCCCGTTGGCTCAAACGTTAAGGTCAATGATGAGGGGACTTCTATACTGCAACGCTTCGCCAGCATTGACTCTGATTCCACCGGCAATGTGACTGTAGTCTGGGAGGATAGCAGATTCGGCCTTCGGAGAATTTACGCCCAACATTTTGACGCAGATGGTGATAAGGTCGGAGCGAATATGGCATTAGATTCAATGTCCACTTCAGGTTCCTGGGGAATGCCCAGAGTTATATTGCAGGAAAATCGAGAGTTCGTCGTGGTTGCTCAATCAAGTATCAGTTATCCAAATATGATTGACCTCGGCTTACTCTTCTTCGATTCTTCAGGCTTAAGTCTTGGTTCATGTATTATTCCCCATGACAGCGTCTATCTTGATCAGCAGTATGCGGATATTGCAGAAAGCAATGATGGCAATATATTATTGGTTTGGGAGGACCATTGCTTTGGGTCCTTTAGAAATAACGGAGACATTGTTCTCCAGCGGTTCACTCAATATGGGTGGAAACTGGGGTCCAATCAGCGAGTGAACAATGATGATGCGCCGCAATTTTGGCCTTCCGTTGCGGCAAACGACGATGGACTGGTCATAGTCTCATGGGATGATGAGCGATACCGAGATTTTCCTGAAAATCGGGAGAAAATTTGTGTACAGAGAAGCAGTAATGGCACTCTGGATGGTGACAATATTGACGTTAGCGGCCCGGACAGATCCGGTTTCAGTCAGGCGGTTGCCGTCAACCAAGCGGGCAGTGCAGTTGTGATATGGTCAAGTATCGCTGACACATCGGGATTTCATAGATTTTATAGATATCTTGATGAGCAAGGCAGAATAAGTGACTCCGTCTCAAGACTTGATGATTACACAGGATATGTAGGCGGTAGTTTGAGACGGGAGAACAAGGCTGCGGCTTCCGGGAGCAGTTTCTTTTTAGTCTGGACTGAATTTCGCGAGCCCTTGTTTCATGTTTACGGGCAGATTATAGACTCAACCGGTAATCGAGTCGGACAGAACATTAGAGTTGACCACGGAATCGATGCCGGTTCTCAGAAGGTCCAATCGGTATGCGGAAGTGTCAATAACTCCTTTGTTACTGTTTGGTCGGGAATCGGTTTGGACGGAACCGGACTCTATCTCCGTCGATTCGATTCACTGGGACTTCCCAAAAGTGATGGCATCAAGTTTACCGGCTCCGGTACTTATGCTGACTGCGACGCCTATTCAGATGGTGGAGTGCTTGCGGCATGGATATATAATTCGGGCGGCGATACGGCGATATTTACTCAAAGGATTTCGCCTTCCGACCAGTTGATTGGAAACGTCATAAGGGTGAGTCCAGCGGGGGCGTCAGTATCTACCTATGCTCCACCCTCGGTTGCCATTCTTGACAATGGAACGGCTCTTGTGACCTGGCAGGTAGTGGACCCTGTTACATCTAATGAACATATTTTTGGCAGACTTCTTGATTCGAGCGGGAATTTCAAAGGTGACGAATTTATATTCACCGACACGATGTTTGCCGGAAAAAGAATGCAGAGTCCGGATGTAGCGTCAACGGGCCAGGGCTTCTTTGCCGCCTGGATGGATGCCCGTCGCGATATGGGTTGGGACATTTATGGCCGCTATATAGACATGACTCCCACAGATGTCGCGGATGAGCCCTCGGGTGGAATTATACCCGGAGAGTATTCTCTGCTGCAGAACTACCCCAATCCCTTTAACCCGACCACAGTTGTCGAATATGGTCTGTCAAAACGCGGCAATGTGAATATCGAGATATTTAATACGCTTGGACAAAAGGTCAGAACCCTGGTAAATGAAGTCAAGTCTGCGGGGTCATTTAGAATTGTATGGGATGGCACTGATGACAGGGGAACGCTGGTTGCCAGTGGAGTCTATCTCTATCGACTCGCTGTTGATGGAGCGGTGCAGTCAAAGAAGATGATACTGGTGAAGTGAAGAATAGATAGAATGTCGGCGGCGCGATACAGTGCGCATTATTGTCGAGGCGGCGGAGAATACTATGTAACACGGCTGCGAGTTCTTCGAATTAGACAAAACAGAATTTCTCATAACATTCATCCTGGAGGAGACTATGAAACGCACCATTCTTATGACATTGTTACTGCTATCAGTTTCAGCAGGGATTCAGGCGCAATTCAACCAGCTGCCTGTTCTCAGTCCAATTGGCAATCAATCTGTCAATGAAGGGTACAATCTAAGTTTTACCATCTCTGCGACGGACGCGGAATCAACGCCGGACTTACTGGCTACAGGACTACATTACGGAATGAGTTTCACGGATAGCGGTAATGGTACCGGATTCTTCAACTGGACACCGTGTTTCCTATGTTCGGGCGCTCACCAGATCATTTTCAAAGCAGTTGATGATTCGGGGTCGGTGGATTCGGAAATTGTGACGATAACTGTCAATGAAATTGGAAATCCACCACAGATTCTTTCATAATCGCCGGCGATGAATGCTCAGAGTGTAGATGACAGCAGTGCTGTTTCTGTTACTTTTGATTCGGACATGAATGTGGCATCGATCAGCGACGCCGTGTTCCTGGTCTCATCAGGTTTTCTGGGAAAACTTGATGGCACGATAACCTATGACAGTGCCTCGCGGACAGCCTCATTTATCCCCTCCAGTGAATTTGTTCCAGGCGATCTCATTTCAGTTACATTGACGAAGGGTATCGAATCGGCGGTGGCGATTCCCCTATTTGACGGCTATGTCTGGCGATTTACTGTCGAAGCGGACAGCGGCCACGGAGTATTCAGCGTTGATAGTGCATATGATTGTGGAGACCAGCCCCGGGGGCTTGTCGCGGCAGATTTTGACGGTGACTTGGATATCGACCTGGCCGTTGCCAATCTTACCTTAGATAGAGTCACAATTCTACTTGGAAATGGCGATGGCACTTTTACCAACGGACCATATTATTCAGTAGGTGACGGCCCGGCCTCCTTGACTGCGGTCGATTTCGACAATGACCTCGATGTAGATATAGTGACGGCAAATGTTATTGAAGGCAGTATCTCCGTGCTCACAAATGATGGAAGTGGTTCATTTGTCTTGACTCTGACGGAAATGCTCAGCTCCGGCGCCGGTCCATATTATATCGTTAACGCTGACTATAACTGTGACGGTTATAGTGATCTTGCGGCGGCGGACATGGACCGGATGAAATATGTTATCTTGTATAATAGCGGTGCCGGGTTTATTTCATCACAAACGGAAGGTTCTGTGGGTGGGTCTCCCTGGGCGATACACGCAGCAGACCTGGATTTTGACGGGAAGATGGACTTAGTCACGGCCAACCCGGAGGCGAATAATATCTCCATCGTGTTCCAGCAGGCGAACAACACATTTGCTGGCAGTGACAATCTAACGGTTGGGGGGAGCCCGATGGGAATAACATCCGCTGATATCACTGGAGACGGCTTTCTTGACCTGGTAATGTCCAGCGCCGATTCAGACTATGTTTCCTATTTAGCAATGACCTATCCGCCGGGAACTCCTTTTGGTGAACGGATAATACTTGGCGCTACCGGAGATTATCCCATTGCCGTAACTATCGGAGACATTATGGCTGATGGAAGCCTCGACCTGATAACCGCGAATTTCAGTGCTGATAATATCAGCACGTTCGTGCACAACATTGGCGATTCTACTTTCTCAGGACCGATTAATTACACGGTCGGGGACGGTCCTTCGCGTCTCTGCGTTGCCGACTTCGATAACGACGGTGACCTGGATATTGCAGTGGCGAATCGAGGCACGGACAATATTTCTATTCTCAAGAATGGGATGGGTACACCCACAACGTACATTGTTACCAGATTGGCGGATGATGAGAACGAGGGGTCGCTGAGGTGGGCATTTAATCAGGCAAACAGTGCCACTCCATATCAGATGGATACGGTCAAGTGGGACCAAGCCCTAAGCGGCACGATTTACCTTACAGATACATTGCCAACTTTGAATGACCCTATGGGAATAGTACTTCTCGGCGATTCGCTTGAGCCGCGTCGAGTAATAATAAGTGGTACAAATCTCCCTCAATTAAAAACCAGCACGGCATATGACGCGTACGTAATCAAAATAGATCAGAACAGGAATTTTCAAGTGTGGGATTACGAAGTCTGGGACAGTTACGAGTATGGCTTCTTAATATTGAATTCCAACCATGGTTACATTAAATCCTGTTATATGCAAAATTGTACATATGGCATTCGACTGTTCAAGTGTACAGATGTTGATGTCGGGGCCGGATATTATTTGACGGAAGAAAATGATGTTGCAGGGAACCACATTGTGGAATGCGCTTACGGAATATCGTATGAGTTATCAAAAGAAATTCGTATACTTGGAAATACTCTAGACAACTGTGTCACTGGAATCGAACAGATAAATTCTTGGGGATGTTCCATAGGATCTGTGTTGAATTCGCCTAATCCTTCTTCTTATGAATATGCGAATGATATTAACTATGATGTGTGGCATCATGTCAACATTAGGGCAATCTATGTTTCTGGCGTTCTGCCTTATTTCAATCAGACTCAGCAAAGTCAACTGTGGATAGCAACGATTCATAATAATACTATCAGTGCAGCCTATTCAATTTCTACAATGGGTATATTGGTAGAAGGCTGCGATGTATTCAACCCTTTTTCCGCAAACAATTTCAATTTGCTAATTGCTGATAATGAGATAAGTGGATTTGTGAACGGAATATATTTAGATGGGTCTGAACGCGTCCTTGTTGGAGGCAACAAACTCATCTCGAACGAGAAAAGCATAGCCGTATATGGAGACCAGAATGACATATCCAGCAACGAGATCCCCCCTTATGAGAATGCGTATGATAGCCCTTATTCTGGTTCGCAATGGGGCATTATGATAAATGGTAATGACAATTCCGTCGCTCGCAATCATATCTATTATAATACGATTGCGATCGAAATGTCCATTTCATCTTCTTTGAATCATATTTATGAAAATTACCTAGGATGGGTTTATGCGGGCGGTGGCCCTTTCCCTAATGAGCGCGGCATCATTGACAGAACTGGAAACGAGATTAATACTAATGAGATTTATAGCGGTGTAGTGGGGATAGACGAATATCTTGGCGCTAATCAAAGTTCCTCGCATATATGGGCTAACCACATTGCTGAAAGTGATTATGGAATACGTATCCATGGCATGGGGGCCGTCGGGCTGGTTAACGAATTACCTGTGGCAGCGGAGACTCATGCAAAAATGAACATGGAAAAAACTGAGAACGATGCTCCGACGGAAGGAGCGAACTGGGATATTCATGGCAATGATATCTACTATACGAATCTCCATGGTATCTATTTGGAAAATGTAGCTGGTATGTATATTCATAATAACGATATTCATGGTAACCAAGGTAATGGAATCACTATTGTTGGCGAGCCAACTGCTCGAGGCAACAGAGTCTCGCAAAACTCGATTCGGAATAATTATGGGCTTGCTTTTGACCTTGGCGACGACGGTGTTACGGATAACGATCAGAGCGATGCAGATACTGGGCCCAATGACTTACTCAACTTCCCTGTATTACAAGCACAAGTGGCCACCAGCAACCCGCTTCTTTTTGACCTAACAGGAAGCGCTTGCGATGGATGTACAGTCGAACTATTTAAGGCAATCAGCGGAGACTATCCGTATTTTACTTATGCGGCCGATCCCTCCGGACATGGTGAAGCGCCGGAGTATGTCGCTTCAGCAACAGCGTCAGGGGGCCAGTTTACTTTTGCCGATTTGCCTGCCGGCCTTTATACTACCACAGCCATTGACGCGGAAGGTAACACTTCAGAATTCTCTGAGAATTTCTGGATTCGCGGACCCTTTTATGTCAGTAACTATGCCTCCAGTGGTGAAAACACGCTAAGGGATAAAATACTTGAAGCCAATTCCTATCCGTACAGCGCTATAATAAAATTCCAGGGAACACCCCAGAGGATAATGCTGGACGAGGAACTTCCGCCTCTAACCAATCCCGACGGAATATTCATCGACGGCTGCTCTGCTCCAGGCGGTCCTGGTTCCCTGATAATCGATGGCAGCCAGCTCAGCGGCACACCGTTTCACGACTACCTGAGCGGCCTTACGATAGAATCGGACATGAACGAAGTCTGCGGGTTGACCATCGTAGATTGCGAAGTGGGGTTAACAGTATATGGAGGCTCTGAGAACAGAATTTACAACAATTACCTGGGCGTTGAAAGTGACGGAGTGACTGTAAATGGCAATGGCATGGGCATCAGAGTCCTTGACCAGTCAGCCAATAACTATATCGGCAGTGACGGAGCGAATGTCATTTCCGGCAACTTAATGGACGGTATTTTATGTGCAGGTAATAGCGGTGATGTTAACGGCACCACGGTGCATGGCAACAAAATCGGAACGAGTGCTGATGGAACGATTCCCTTGCCAAACGGAGGTTTCGGGATAAAGGTGAGCGACAATGGAAAGGTCTTTATCTCGAATAACCTCGTTTCTGCAAGTCAAGATTATGGAATCTATGCAAGCAATAGCTATGCGATTATTACGGATAATGTCATAGGAGCAGCAGATG encodes:
- a CDS encoding right-handed parallel beta-helix repeat-containing protein translates to MNAQSVDDSSAVSVTFDSDMNVASISDAVFLVSSGFLGKLDGTITYDSASRTASFIPSSEFVPGDLISVTLTKGIESAVAIPLFDGYVWRFTVEADSGHGVFSVDSAYDCGDQPRGLVAADFDGDLDIDLAVANLTLDRVTILLGNGDGTFTNGPYYSVGDGPASLTAVDFDNDLDVDIVTANVIEGSISVLTNDGSGSFVLTLTEMLSSGAGPYYIVNADYNCDGYSDLAAADMDRMKYVILYNSGAGFISSQTEGSVGGSPWAIHAADLDFDGKMDLVTANPEANNISIVFQQANNTFAGSDNLTVGGSPMGITSADITGDGFLDLVMSSADSDYVSYLAMTYPPGTPFGERIILGATGDYPIAVTIGDIMADGSLDLITANFSADNISTFVHNIGDSTFSGPINYTVGDGPSRLCVADFDNDGDLDIAVANRGTDNISILKNGMGTPTTYIVTRLADDENEGSLRWAFNQANSATPYQMDTVKWDQALSGTIYLTDTLPTLNDPMGIVLLGDSLEPRRVIISGTNLPQLKTSTAYDAYVIKIDQNRNFQVWDYEVWDSYEYGFLILNSNHGYIKSCYMQNCTYGIRLFKCTDVDVGAGYYLTEENDVAGNHIVECAYGISYELSKEIRILGNTLDNCVTGIEQINSWGCSIGSVLNSPNPSSYEYANDINYDVWHHVNIRAIYVSGVLPYFNQTQQSQLWIATIHNNTISAAYSISTMGILVEGCDVFNPFSANNFNLLIADNEISGFVNGIYLDGSERVLVGGNKLISNEKSIAVYGDQNDISSNEIPPYENAYDSPYSGSQWGIMINGNDNSVARNHIYYNTIAIEMSISSSLNHIYENYLGWVYAGGGPFPNERGIIDRTGNEINTNEIYSGVVGIDEYLGANQSSSHIWANHIAESDYGIRIHGMGAVGLVNELPVAAETHAKMNMEKTENDAPTEGANWDIHGNDIYYTNLHGIYLENVAGMYIHNNDIHGNQGNGITIVGEPTARGNRVSQNSIRNNYGLAFDLGDDGVTDNDQSDADTGPNDLLNFPVLQAQVATSNPLLFDLTGSACDGCTVELFKAISGDYPYFTYAADPSGHGEAPEYVASATASGGQFTFADLPAGLYTTTAIDAEGNTSEFSENFWIRGPFYVSNYASSGENTLRDKILEANSYPYSAIIKFQGTPQRIMLDEELPPLTNPDGIFIDGCSAPGGPGSLIIDGSQLSGTPFHDYLSGLTIESDMNEVCGLTIVDCEVGLTVYGGSENRIYNNYLGVESDGVTVNGNGMGIRVLDQSANNYIGSDGANVISGNLMDGILCAGNSGDVNGTTVHGNKIGTSADGTIPLPNGGFGIKVSDNGKVFISNNLVSASQDYGIYASNSYAIITDNVIGAADGVNLNMGNDDGGIMISGSDHIRIDGNTIATNRGNGIDIYDCPVVLGGIGALSEPNSIKNNDGVGVAIRQSSEVHLTNNTISGNDTGIYISENSHDCQVSKCTIKDNGVSVVLRGSGTIHNRLTQNVIYGCTYGPDIDLYPPGITNFNQWTTESPNEMLNRPVLDWVGATNGGTVNVSAPPTSIVELYAVIDTAKPYTNASFCINGECFGGAAIFLDSVGPCDDFWQCGTLTFIGDFGDWMLTGLAHYENGSTSEFAQNCWVHPRLFRAFCPVTVEITDPNGRSIGEGLNEIPGASYDGITDYDGDGEPDVAISLSSQILGDYLIKVLPKPDAEPTDTYSIFFVNENSDTTYIVRDSVVPPQGGYHEFEYTPSPDYTCCNLAGDANDNSVVNILDVTYILAYRFKSGPPPPCLQEADANGNGIINILDATYIIAYRFKGGPAPVCGP
- a CDS encoding SBBP repeat-containing protein encodes the protein MKTVYALISLLLLSAAAMAQSVDSVWVKRFNSPLSGADQYPKIAVDDSGNVIITGRSYQGAGVGTGYDWMTVKYNSGGDTLWARKYTGFSNGQDWPREIVADPGGNIYVAGSSEASGANTGGVIIKYNSDGDSLWVERFDGEAALYDAFYDVFTDINGFVYVAGVSESTTNYWNYLTVKYDSLGNQEWARIYSGAGYGTDWAHAVAVDANGNVYVTGESQQSSTDIVTVKYLPNGSQDWVSIYDGPVGGFDGGFDILIDGNNFVYVCGSSDGSGSSRDIILLKYQPDGDTVWTRRWNGVGNGQDNCYSMAITGTTGPVTLAGVSYGGVGTQNDIVAIRYNSLGQTVYEKLVNGSDNLNDAGISVAADNDGNAYVVGEISHAPYVDNYAMKISPVGMTGWARAYDGESFNDYGSDVACDNWGNVYTVGYSLFSGTDYDFVLQRFSILGPLVIYAYSPVNLKVTDPAGYFIGKDEFGVLSQTLFPADYYEEPPDFIDSVVIYYPIVGTYIIEIIPEQDAPPGSTYSVGIRIDGSVQSVMIQDEAVPATGTTDTYYYTAGEEEHFINGDANGNKVVNILDVTYILAYLYKHGPEPVPLVSADAQCNGVVNILDATYLISSLYKGGPDPCQGP
- a CDS encoding FlgD immunoglobulin-like domain containing protein, with amino-acid sequence MKSLRTAIIVLLMALPMTGTVIGGNHPEEWPALRNRELIENELPGSNNVITNSNSPVYDPHCYDDFSPGFDIRINDDTVSSTQPQRRPSIAANKGGGFIVLWEDARYVYFYQFYIQAYDSEGTPIECNRPLPIPAYGDTYNAYGRSPIASDKDGNFAVTTVFSGYVIAQWYFSDGTPRGPITIVNDVYYGDRYNSSIVMAPDGRSVIVWEDERNSLYDDIYGQMFDPDGNPVGTNFRINDDTGICDQWSSAVAMDENGGFSVVWQDGRNDYLEIGVDRYNDSTEVFFQRFDASGSPVGSNVKVNDEGTSILQRFASIDSDSTGNVTVVWEDSRFGLRRIYAQHFDADGDKVGANMALDSMSTSGSWGMPRVILQENREFVVVAQSSISYPNMIDLGLLFFDSSGLSLGSCIIPHDSVYLDQQYADIAESNDGNILLVWEDHCFGSFRNNGDIVLQRFTQYGWKLGSNQRVNNDDAPQFWPSVAANDDGLVIVSWDDERYRDFPENREKICVQRSSNGTLDGDNIDVSGPDRSGFSQAVAVNQAGSAVVIWSSIADTSGFHRFYRYLDEQGRISDSVSRLDDYTGYVGGSLRRENKAAASGSSFFLVWTEFREPLFHVYGQIIDSTGNRVGQNIRVDHGIDAGSQKVQSVCGSVNNSFVTVWSGIGLDGTGLYLRRFDSLGLPKSDGIKFTGSGTYADCDAYSDGGVLAAWIYNSGGDTAIFTQRISPSDQLIGNVIRVSPAGASVSTYAPPSVAILDNGTALVTWQVVDPVTSNEHIFGRLLDSSGNFKGDEFIFTDTMFAGKRMQSPDVASTGQGFFAAWMDARRDMGWDIYGRYIDMTPTDVADEPSGGIIPGEYSLLQNYPNPFNPTTVVEYGLSKRGNVNIEIFNTLGQKVRTLVNEVKSAGSFRIVWDGTDDRGTLVASGVYLYRLAVDGAVQSKKMILVK